A DNA window from Campylobacter sp. MG1 contains the following coding sequences:
- the cas1 gene encoding CRISPR-associated endonuclease Cas1, whose protein sequence is MLKHLVVNSYGVYLGLKSARLVVKKDGELIKEYPLKNLKTISIKSRGVGLSSDLAYACGVRGVKIFFNDFKSHLALHTLHEHKSVNVIKHQILSEQNGKDLALAKELIIGKIKNQRSTILYFSRYLQNDLLKQKTTEQLKIFINELKTYKMTKDSIFGIEGSAAKVYFDYLRQTRLLGDEFVNRTGRFADDNVNKALNYGYAILLNIIYKSVINAGLNPYFGVLHSLRSAKPSLVLDIMEEYRSFLVDRNIIKLRHQLKGDFNECKKLISNEIFSSLAKKLPYNHSKLSLESIIQRQVYKLSGFLCGANNYHSYVFRW, encoded by the coding sequence ATGCTAAAACATCTCGTAGTGAATTCTTACGGGGTGTATTTGGGGCTAAAATCGGCTAGATTAGTAGTTAAAAAAGATGGAGAGTTAATCAAAGAATATCCACTTAAAAACCTAAAAACCATAAGTATAAAATCTCGTGGTGTAGGACTAAGTAGTGACTTAGCCTATGCTTGTGGAGTGCGTGGGGTTAAGATATTTTTTAATGATTTTAAATCTCATTTAGCTTTACACACTTTACACGAGCATAAAAGCGTAAATGTGATAAAACATCAGATTTTAAGCGAACAAAACGGCAAAGACCTAGCCTTAGCAAAAGAGCTAATCATAGGTAAAATCAAAAACCAACGCTCCACGATTTTATACTTTTCAAGGTATTTGCAAAATGATTTGCTAAAACAAAAAACCACCGAGCAATTAAAAATATTTATTAACGAGCTAAAAACTTATAAAATGACAAAAGATAGCATTTTTGGCATTGAAGGAAGTGCGGCAAAAGTTTATTTTGATTATCTTAGACAAACAAGGCTTTTAGGGGATGAGTTTGTAAATCGCACGGGCAGATTTGCAGATGATAATGTAAATAAAGCCCTAAATTACGGCTACGCAATACTTTTAAACATAATTTATAAAAGCGTGATAAACGCAGGGTTAAACCCATATTTTGGAGTGCTTCATAGCTTAAGAAGTGCTAAGCCATCGTTAGTTTTGGACATTATGGAGGAGTATAGAAGTTTTTTAGTTGATAGAAATATTATCAAGCTAAGGCATCAGCTAAAGGGCGATTTTAATGAGTGTAAAAAGCTAATTTCAAATGAGATTTTTAGCTCACTTGCTAAAAAGTTGCCATATAATCACTCTAAACTAAGTCTTGAAAGCATCATACAAAGACAAGTTTATAAGCTTAGTGGGTTTTTGTGCGGTGCGAATAATTATCATTCTTATGTGTTTAGGTGGTGA
- the cas2 gene encoding CRISPR-associated endonuclease Cas2 encodes MYIVSYDIEDNKSRIKLFEELKDLGLLNIQKSVFYGELSKSEIKVVKELFKKLCDDGGKAFLCRCEIDLDDTYGYKKADLEQLSFDSI; translated from the coding sequence GTGTATATTGTAAGCTACGATATAGAAGATAACAAATCACGAATAAAGCTTTTTGAAGAGTTAAAGGATTTAGGACTTTTAAATATCCAAAAATCAGTCTTTTATGGAGAGCTTAGCAAAAGTGAGATAAAGGTGGTAAAAGAGCTTTTTAAAAAGCTTTGTGATGATGGGGGTAAGGCGTTTTTGTGTAGGTGCGAGATAGATTTAGACGATACGTACGGCTATAAAAAGGCTGATTTAGAGCAACTTAGTTTTGATAGTATTTAG
- a CDS encoding DNA adenine methylase, producing MKPFVKWAGGKRQLLPTLINNLPNMNNFTTYVEPFVGGGAMLFEIVKLYKFKKIVINDINSSLMKCYELIKQDPQKLINELKTLQNEFLSTQKQDEFFYQIRNKFNKTKEPKYFIFLNKTCFNGLFRLNKSGEFNTPFGKYKNPLICDEENILNVHKVLKNVIIKNSDYKNLINDIDDKTFIYFDPPYRPLSKTASFTSYFNNIFDDNEQIRLAEFVNKCNDLGAKFLLSNSDPKNINKDDEFFDKLYKNYVILRINATRCINSKASNRGAITELLIKNYKG from the coding sequence ATGAAACCATTTGTAAAATGGGCTGGTGGCAAAAGACAATTACTGCCAACCTTAATAAACAACTTGCCAAATATGAATAATTTTACAACCTATGTTGAGCCTTTTGTTGGTGGTGGGGCAATGTTGTTTGAGATTGTAAAATTATATAAATTTAAAAAAATCGTAATAAACGATATAAATTCAAGTCTTATGAAATGTTATGAACTTATAAAACAAGACCCACAAAAACTAATAAATGAATTAAAAACATTACAAAATGAGTTTTTAAGCACCCAAAAACAAGATGAATTTTTTTATCAAATAAGAAATAAATTTAATAAAACAAAAGAGCCAAAATATTTTATATTTTTAAATAAAACTTGTTTTAATGGGCTTTTTAGACTAAATAAAAGTGGTGAGTTTAATACCCCATTTGGTAAATACAAAAACCCTTTGATATGCGATGAAGAAAATATTTTAAATGTTCATAAAGTTTTAAAAAATGTCATTATAAAAAATTCAGATTATAAAAATTTAATAAATGACATAGATGATAAAACATTTATATATTTTGATCCACCTTATCGCCCACTTAGTAAAACAGCTTCATTTACTAGCTATTTTAATAATATTTTTGATGACAATGAGCAGATAAGATTGGCTGAGTTTGTAAATAAGTGTAATGATTTAGGGGCTAAGTTTTTACTAAGTAATTCAGATCCTAAAAATATAAATAAAGATGATGAATTTTTTGATAAACTTTATAAAAATTATGTGATTTTAAGAATAAATGCTACAAGGTGTATAAATTCAAAAGCTTCTAATCGTGGCGCTATAACTGAGCTTTTAATTAAAAATTATAAAGGATAA